The DNA segment AGTTTCCTCCCACTCCGTTTCTTCCCTAAGGGTGATACAAGGCACTTGAAGCATGTAAGATTCCTTTTGCAAACCACCCGAGTCCGTTAAGATTCCTCTTGCCTTCGAAGCAATGGCTAACATATCAAGATAATTTAGAGGTTCGATTAGTTTAATAGAAGGGGACGAGATTATATCCGTCAATTTGAATTGGTTTATTTTACCTTTGGTTCTCGGATGTAAGGGGAGGACAACCTCTATTTGTAGTTGTTGTATAGCTTCAAGTATGGATTTTAAGCGAGCGGGATCATCTGTATTTTCGGCTCGGTGAAGGGTTGCCAAATAATATTTGTTTTCCGTAAGCGACAAGTCCTTCAGGATAGAGGATTGTCGCAGTGCATAAGGTTTAAAGTGAGAAACAGATTCATACATGATATCCCCTATTTGATATACTCTGTTATTAATCCCCTCATGTCTTAAATTTTCAACTGCACTATTTGAGGGACAAAACAAATAATCAGATAGATGATCTGTAATCATTCGATTAATCTCCTCAGGCATTTTTTTGTTAAAACTACGTAGCCCTGCCTCTACATGGGCTACTGGGATATGAAGCTTTGATGCGGCCAAGCTCCCAGCAAGAGTAGAATTTGTATCCCCATATACTAATACAATATCTGGTTTAACGGAGGTCATAACCTTCTCTAGATCCATTAACATTTTGGCTGTTTGTTCCCCGTGAGATCCAGAACCGACACCTAAATAATAATCTGGTTTCGGGAGATTCAATTGCTTAAAAAAAACGGCCGACATATTATCATCGTAGTGTTGGCCAGTGTGTACGATAATTTCTTCAATTTTTGAATTAGATTTTAAGGTTTTAGACAACATACATGCCTTTATAAATTGTGGCCTTGCTCCTACTACTGTTAATATTTTCATTCCATTCTCCTTTCCTAAAACTTTTTCAATCCATTATTCGTCACTCTTTATTTGTGATCCATCTATTGATATAACAAACATACAAACTCCTTTAAAAAATATGAGAGCTTGAAGGCTAATCTACTTTTGAGAGAAAATGGAGATAAATTTCTATAAGTGCGTGTTCATTACACTATTCAAGAACAGTGTTCCATTCTCTCTTTCTAGTAGGTCGATTTGAAAAGTAAGTTATTGTGGATGACTGGTGCCTCAGCCATCCTTTGTAACATTGGCTTTCACCCAATATACAGTGTCCCCAATTCCATCTTTAAAAGGAGTTTTATGATACTGACCAATCATGTTTTTTAAATTTTCCAATGACCCCCTATGGCTATTAACGTCTGCTGTTCGATTAGGCTTTCTCAGAACCTTCCCCTTATATTTCATAACGTCTATTATCGTTTCAATTACATTCTCGATCGATAATTGTTGGTCTGTAGTAATATTTACACATTCACCAGGCGAAATAATAGGAAAGACTTTTGATACGATGTCAACGGTGTCCTCAACATAAATAAAATCCCTAGTTTGTTGACCCCCCCATGAATCTCGGGTGCATCCTTCTCTAAAATCTTTTTAATGGTAAGAGGAATTACGCCAGCTAGGGCGCCTTCAAAGTTCTGCCTGGGTCCATAGTTATTAAAAGGCCGAACAAGAAAGGCATCCAAATCAAACATTCTAACATAAGACTGTAACATTAAATCAGCCGCTGCTTTTCCTGCAGCATAGGTTGTCGTTGGAACCAATGGATGTTTTTCATCCATTGGTTCGTATTGAGCCGAACCATACGCTTCTGAAGAGGAAAAATGACACAATGTTTGAAATGCATTTTTCCTTTGAAGCTCCAACAAGTTTTTTAAGACTAAAACATTTGTCAAAAACGCATTGGACGGATTTATAAACGAATAATTTAACGCTTTGGTGGCGCAGTTAAAAACGATGTCGATATCGTATTTTTCCATAATATAGTTAAGGGCTTCTTGATTCTCAGCATCATCAACATGAAGGATTGCGCCTTTCTTTAGAGCATGTTCTATATTTTCCTTTTTCCCCACAAATAGATTATCAACAATTATAATTTGAGCTGCACCTTCTTTTAGTAGTTTGTCTACTAAATGACTTCCGATAAAACCGGCTCCTCCAATAATTAAAATGGTGCTATTAACAAGTGACGGTCGTTTCAATATGTGCCACTTCCCTTCCGTTTCGTAGTTAAAAATTCAATCGGGATTGTCCCCCATCGACAGTAATGGTAGATCCCACTATCCAAGAGGCCTTATCGGATGCCAGAAAGACTGCGACATTTCCAATCTCTTCAGGTTTTCCAAGTCGTCCAGCTGGGATTTTATCACGCGCATAGTTTTTCAAAAAATCGGGATCAAGTTGTAAACGGCGTTGCCATTCTTTATTTGGATGATAGATGGCCCCTGGAGCAATGCCAATTACACGAATATTATTCTTAATTGCCTCAGAACTAAAGGATTTTGTAAAACTAATTAAGGCACCCTTTGAAGCGTTATAAGAAGGAATACCACCGGATTCTTTCCCATAGATCGAGGAAATATTTATAATGACTCCCTTTCCTTTGGGTATCATCTGTTTACTGGCCAGCTGACTTAAATGGACAGCAGAGATGAAATTCAGTTCCATTGCTTCTTTAAATACGCTGGAGGAAGTTTTTAAAACCTTCTCCCCATGACTTGCACCGACATTATTAACAAGAACATCAATGCTGTTAAAATCATCAATGAATTCACTCATTAATCGTTCCCTATCTTCATGTTTCGCAAGGTCTTTTTGATACGTTTGTACTCCTAGATTCTCCTGTACTTGTAAAAGCTCTGCATGACTTCTAGCTGTAATCCCAACAGAGGCACCCTCATTCAAAAAGGCTTCAGCTATTGCCTTTCCAATTCCTCTTGAACCACCGGTCACTAACACCCTTTTTCCTTTAAGATTTAACTCCATCCTTGTTCCCCCAACATTTAAAGACGTATGCCTAAATAAAAGAAAGACTAGAAATCATATTCAGTCTTATTTATATGAATAATGTAGTTAGGGTGTTAATACGTTATTAGGAGGGTCGATTAGGACTATAAAATAACCACAACTTGAACAAAAAAGCCGGTGCTTGTGGAGTCAACCATATGGAAAGAAACTTTAGTCTCTAACCGAACCCAATACCTTCTTATCTGGAGGAAAATGATGAGC comes from the Halobacillus shinanisalinarum genome and includes:
- the wecB gene encoding non-hydrolyzing UDP-N-acetylglucosamine 2-epimerase, whose amino-acid sequence is MKILTVVGARPQFIKACMLSKTLKSNSKIEEIIVHTGQHYDDNMSAVFFKQLNLPKPDYYLGVGSGSHGEQTAKMLMDLEKVMTSVKPDIVLVYGDTNSTLAGSLAASKLHIPVAHVEAGLRSFNKKMPEEINRMITDHLSDYLFCPSNSAVENLRHEGINNRVYQIGDIMYESVSHFKPYALRQSSILKDLSLTENKYYLATLHRAENTDDPARLKSILEAIQQLQIEVVLPLHPRTKGKINQFKLTDIISSPSIKLIEPLNYLDMLAIASKARGILTDSGGLQKESYMLQVPCITLREETEWEETVRHGWNRLVGSSTQQILDAVTTIQIPKEHPSLFGDGKTSQRIIEILMKDFEKK
- a CDS encoding SDR family NAD(P)-dependent oxidoreductase, with the translated sequence MELNLKGKRVLVTGGSRGIGKAIAEAFLNEGASVGITARSHAELLQVQENLGVQTYQKDLAKHEDRERLMSEFIDDFNSIDVLVNNVGASHGEKVLKTSSSVFKEAMELNFISAVHLSQLASKQMIPKGKGVIINISSIYGKESGGIPSYNASKGALISFTKSFSSEAIKNNIRVIGIAPGAIYHPNKEWQRRLQLDPDFLKNYARDKIPAGRLGKPEEIGNVAVFLASDKASWIVGSTITVDGGQSRLNF
- a CDS encoding NAD-dependent epimerase/dehydratase family protein, whose amino-acid sequence is MKRPSLVNSTILIIGGAGFIGSHLVDKLLKEGAAQIIIVDNLFVGKKENIEHALKKGAILHVDDAENQEALNYIMEKYDIDIVFNCATKALNYSFINPSNAFLTNVLVLKNLLELQRKNAFQTLCHFSSSEAYGSAQYEPMDEKHPLVPTTTYAAGKAAADLMLQSYVRMFDLDAFLVRPFNNYGPRQNFEGALAGVIPLTIKKILEKDAPEIHGGVNKLGILFMLRTPLTSYQKSFLLFRLVNV